The Castanea sativa cultivar Marrone di Chiusa Pesio chromosome 11, ASM4071231v1 genome contains a region encoding:
- the LOC142616936 gene encoding uncharacterized protein LOC142616936, whose protein sequence is MASDSNFVQAAIPRFDGHYDHWSMLMENFLRSKEYWPIVESGIQAPAPNTVLTDAQKTELEGRKLKDLKAKNYLFQAIDRPILETILSKETSKDIWDSMQKKYEGSARVKRAQLQALRRNFETLQMKDGESVTSYCARTMEISNKMRFHGEKMEDVTIVEKILRSLTPKFDYVVCSIEESKDIDAFSLDELQSSLLVHEQKMNRSSTSEEQALKASTSTHFSNSRGRGRGRGRGR, encoded by the coding sequence ATGGCTTCAGATTCAAATTTTGTGCAAGCGGCAATCCCACGTTTTGATGGTCACTATGACCATTGGAGTATGCTAATGGAGAATTTTCTACGGTCCAAAGAGTATTGGCCAATTGTTGAATCTGGAATTCAAGCACCAGCACCAAATACAGTCTTGACAGATGCCCAGAAAACAGAGTTGGAAGGGAGAAAGCTCAAAGATTTGAAggcaaaaaattatcttttccAGGCAATTGATCGTCCCATCTTGGAAACAATTCTTAGCAAAGAAACTTCCAAAGATATTTGGGATTCCATGCAGAAGAAATATGAAGGCTCTGCTAGAGTGAAGCGTGCACAGCTTCAAGCTTTGAGAAGAAATTTTGAGACTTTACAAATGAAGGATGGAGAATCTGTCACCAGCTACTGTGCCAGGACTATGGAGATTAGCAACAAAATGCGCTTTCATGGTGAGAAGATGGAAGATGTCACCATTGTTGAAAAGATATTGCGTTCCCTGACACCAAAGTTTGATTATGTGGTGTGTTCCATTGAAGAATCGAAAGACATAGATGCATTTTCTCTTGATGAACTACAGAGCTCCTTGCTGGTCCATGAACAGAAGATGAACCGAAGTTCAACTTCAGAggagcaagctttaaaggcttCTACCTCTACTCATTTCTCAAACTCTAGAGGAAGGGGTAGAGGTAGAGGTAGAGGTAGATGA